The Microplitis mediator isolate UGA2020A chromosome 4, iyMicMedi2.1, whole genome shotgun sequence nucleotide sequence AAAACTTCAATAAAGCTGCTGAGGCATATCGACGAGGGTGTCCTGCTGTTGCTGCTTATTACTCACAAGTTGTATGTAtagttgataatttaaatttaatgataattaatatgatagttaattgtatttttaaaatatttcagtcCCGACAGCATGCGAAAAATAACGAAGAAGCTCGTGCTGAGGCGGCAAGTGCGATGGTCGAGGCGCAAATTCTTGACAATGAAGATATTTTAGATCTTCATAACTTAGTTGTCGCAGATGCGATCGTAGCAttggataaatttttagaacatCATTTGAATAAACTCAGTAAAAGCAACAACCGATATTCGACGGTTTATATCGTAACGGGAAGAGGCGCTAGAAGCAGCAGCAAAATGAGCAGAATTAAACCTGCAGTTGCGAagaaattacttaattacaaTATTCGGTAATTTTATCTTGTTTTTGTATCCAGAAGATAAAGGACCTGATTATTGACTCATTAGTGTCAATAATTGGGACTTTTACAGTCGaattccattaactcggacaGCTCTAATCCACGGAgcggaaattttttggaatttcctAGTTAACGGATGTTCCTTCTCccttaaaaagtaaattatgcGCATGCGTAGTCGTAGTGAGGGCCAAGATTCAGGGGGTTCCGAAGTACAGGATTCCATTATCTCGGAACTTCCCCTCAATTTTGACCCCCATTGTAAGCTACGCTCTCTCCCACTTAATGGTATAAATTTGTATGTGTTGTGTACATTTACATGTCATCGCACATGTGATTTAAGCGCGCATGCgtcatagtttaatttttaagagaGAAGGGGCATCCGTTAACTAGGAAAGTCAAAGAAATTCCCGCTCCGTGGATTAGGGAACTGTACGAGTCAATGGAGATCAACTgtagttttatatttaagatttaatggtaaaaataaacaatattattttttttttagcttttcaGAAGCAAATCCAGGCTGTTTGAAAGTTACTTTACACCGTAGTAATGGAGCAGACTGAATAATAACGCACATATGTCTGTGTTCATTAaagttacaataataataataatattaataagtaaGTTTGATAAGAaacgaaattattttaattaatataacgtatctgttgattataaaaaatcaacaattattaaaatttttgctatgaagaataaaaaaaaatattttatcaagcgtcaaataaaaaatgtattttttttgtttaattggaagcgatgaaaaaaaatgtggaTTTATgtttttgtagtttttttataacacgATACGTAacgcaatatttaaaaaatactttattttattagattttaTATAAGTGATTAAACTatagaacgaaaaaaaatatattcattagaataacgtgtaatttttaatcattgttCAAATGACAGTCAAGtgccataaatttttttgaggctCTATATGATTGTATCGAAacaaagtataaattttctttatatatataatttcaaaagtCTTTAgctattataaatattaaaatacaataaatttaggATATTGAAATGACAATTTTAAACTCCTTTACCCCGTAGACGTCTTGCGGGTGCCGTTTTTTTAGCTGGTAAAATTTTCCCAAGTGATTTTGTTGTCGTTTCATGTTTGGCTATTTTTTTAGCTGGACTCTTTATATTAGATGACCTGGTATGCGGAAGTGTGACTCGGGTTTCCGTAATTGTTGCTAATCTTGTCTTACGTTTGCCGCCTTCAGTTACAGTATTTTGCTGTGGTGCTGAGATCGTTGGCGCCGCTTGACGTCGTTCTGGAACCGGCTTCTGCGGTATCTGCGGCagatatctacaaaaaaaatgtatatcacataatttaattattactaactaccaattaattaattttttattaaaaaaacagcTTACGATAATCGATTGTCGTCTGATTTGTCTTTAGCTTGAAGTTTTTGCCGGAAATTCGGATAGAAATCACGTCCTCGCAAATTGTACTGAGGAGTAAAAGtacattgaatattttttcgatttatttttgaagcaGCGTCTCCAGTTTCTCCagacattttaaatatattattatttttaatcatcggTAATTTGCAGACACTTGCATTTGGTCTTGGCGATTCAGTACATCGTTCAGTTCTTGTTGTATAGACACAAGTTCTCCAAGATTTCTCATAAGTTCTTTTTGATTCATGAATTAAATATAGAGAAGTATCTTCTTTTATGTGAgtattcaattttgaaatactCGATTTGCTGATAAAGTTTTGACGACTTGGGCTTGAAGTGATGAATCGTGATCCTCTGGATGAAAAATCTTCGACTACTTTAGGTCGTCGAGTGCTTAGTGGCTGAAATAattagcaaataattaataaccattaaagaaaattaattatttttactaaaactaataaaatactttaaagCGACGACGTTTTTCTGATGCAATGTAGCTGAGAACGGGATTGCGCCACTGATAAGAGTCTACTGATGGCAACGTGAAGCTGCTTGCTTGTCTCGGTGTATCACattctttcaaattattaaagtaTCTATGTTCTAATAATCGTTTGACATTACTTCGattttcaggatcataaataagCATCAGTCTCAAAAGTTCTTTCCCTGTTTCCGAGACATGAGGCAGCAAGCTCGTGAATCCTGACCCGGTTCCTTTATTGGGAAAAGAGTACTCGCTATCCCTGGACTTATTTCTAacagataaaatatttgaatcatcatcatcatcaataaataattaatggtcAATAATAAAGACATACAATCGACGAAATTTAGCTATGACTCGAGCATGGGGTGTCCCCAAGACCGCATGGATCTTAGCAATTTGATCGATTTCATTTGATCCAGGAAACAAAGGTTTCAATGACAGCAACTCGTAGAAAACGCAACCAATTGCCCAGACATCCATTTTGGGACCATAAAATCCATTTGTCAGCAAACATTCTGGTGATCTGTACCATCTGGTGGATATGTACTCAGTGTATGGTGGCTTACTGTAAATTCCACGAATGGAACCGAGATCTCCGAGCTTCACCAGGTCAccctgataaataatttaattttaaagcccccaaataataataaaataaaaatcagatATTCGAGCAACAACATCTGTACCTTCACGAGAATATTTTCGGGCTTTATGTCGCGATGAAAAATACCATTTTTGTGCAAGTGCTCCAACCCTTTCAGTAactgatataaataaattcttattttcTGCTCAGACATGACCCGACTCTTCCGGCTTTTTATCAGGTCGTACAGACTCATGtccattaattcaaaaattaaaattactttaccAGTCATAGGATtgctatttaaataaatatgttattttttaagataaattctcttgatgaataaatatttttatgagtgtgaatgcagcagacatttattttgaataaataaatttgaaaaaagcgcgtactgatttttcatTCATCTAAATAcgaactttttaatttttattttacttacttacattttaattattcaaaaattcaaaaaattgccgcttgtcagttacattatactcataaattatatttttaatcaacttaCTAGTGTGACTCTATCATGTGTAGTATGTTTGGATGTCGGGTAATTTTTCTCATCACTATGACTTCAGGACTTTCAAGCATTTCATTCATcctggatattttttaaaaataaattagttaattagcagacaattaacgataattacattttctttcgactatttaattacaaaaaaaaaatctaaaaatatgcacatgtagaaaatttaaaaaactataggtgcaattatttgaaatatttttttttttaatttatcgttttgaaaaaaattcaaaaattattagacgccgACTAAATTCAgtatcttaaataaataattgatgttaattaaataatcttacgatgtaaatattttttttaatttttttccagcatAATAAATGCCTGTTGTTCTGTCTTGGCATTTTAATACTTCGGAAAATGAACCTTCtccaattttttcaataactttatattctgtaaatgattattttaaaaataaaacggtaaaatatttttaaaataaataaataaataaataaataaatgaattaataaatttaacgtacttttaaaaaatgacgttGACatgtttgataaataattttttagtgtttCCTATTGAAACCggcatatctatatattaataacGATCATTTCAAAACATTAAATAgtgattgtttaattttattagattGACACACTTGaggattgaattaaaatattaaaacaaaattatatttttgaatatagtTACCTTCAGCTtactcatataaatataaatatgtgtattagataaataattaaattatacaatCGTCAATTTGTTAttagtgtgaatgtagctgacagtagttttgaaatttttgaataaataaataaaatgtaagtattagaataaaaattaataaatgagtacttagataattgaaaaattagtatgcggattttttaaaatttcatttacaatcataatttttttgtttaaattcaaaaatgtcaTCTCGATTGACAAGTCGCTCAGatgatttatttgtatttaaatttttgccgcCAATTATTTTGATGACAAGTTTTTGCTTTTTTCGTCTTGTCAACATTTTGGTGTCTTATCGATAGGTCAAAAAATTGACAGCCTTAAAATTGAcatcttatagatgtcaaaaaaccAAGTGCGCTCATTGGGAATTAATGAGCAGAATAAATtccaattaattattcaaaaaaattaaataaaaatcaaacgtaaattttgaatttacacaaaatttagtgaaaattttgaatcgggatattttttaaattatatttaaatatttataattcatttaaatttattaagcaaggcaaataaataatagaataaaatagtAAGCAATTGGTACGCGGTCAATAATTGGGTCTTTTACGTCATGTCAAAATTAAACCTCCAAAAACTGCTCATATGTAATCAATCACACGCTCAAATTTTACACATTTATTCTCCTCATTAAATGATCATacattaagtattttttattaatccatcagttaataacaatatctaattaaaataataattactatgacaAGGATTCTTTTCATAGAacctaattaattaataattatagaaatttaaaaatcccgCCTATCAAAcggaaatatttatcaacaataCGATTTATAGTGgcagtaatttataaaaaaaaatttacttgatttagttttattattttcctcttaattaaattaattaattaattaattatttactaactaaaaaaaaaaaattaaaaccctactaaaatataaattaataaacttgtTAAATAAAACGGGAATGTTAAATAACAAAGTCGGAAGtacaactaaaatattttgattgtttgatgaaataaaaaaaaaaatagaaaaatgaatgtaaggtaaaagacTAAGTACCCAATCACTCATGTATtagtactaatttttattaaatatatatacaaatacatagagtgatcgagtactagtttcCTGATCGGGTAGGCATCAGTTGCTTACATTATTTTTGCTGAATAAACCAAATgcctacaatattttttcgtacATTATAAATGCTTACTGCTCAGTCGTCtactaaaattcattttctaCAGTTCTATTGcctacttaaaaatatttcatgatGTTCAAATTGATTACTATTTAATTGTGAACccaaatcaaaaaaatatctgattaATGTAGACGAGCTCCTGATTTATTTGCTGAGAAAATCTTGTACTTGTTGAGAAGAAATGATCAATGGTCAAGACCGAtcacttgagaaaaaaaaacgcgaTTGGTCTGGAAAATATTAGAACTACGGTAGTCTTCACAATAGTATAACTCGCCGGTCCATAATAAGACACTGGGTTGAATCTCATAGTCGATGCAGGGAATGACCTGATCAGGTCACTAATTTCTAATAGAAAACTCTGTCAAGTTTGCCAGTTACTATTGTCAAGACTACCGTGATTCTGATATTTTTCAGATCAGCTGTGTCTTTTCTCAAGTGATCGGTCTTGAACGTTGATCATTTCTCCTCAAGTACAAGATTTTCTCAGCAAATAAATCAGAAGCTCATCTACATTAATCAGATATTTCTTTGATTTGGGTACACAATTAAATAGTAATCAATTGAAcatcttgaaatatttttaagtaggCAATAGAACAGTGCAATAATTGTAtgcaattaaattacatattttatatttatgtaagcAATAGAACCGTAGGACATAAATTTTAGTAGGCAACTGAGCAGTAAACATTTATAATGcacgaaaaaatattgtaggcATTTGACACATTCAGCAAAAACAATCTAGGCAACTGATGCCTGTCCCAGATCAGGTACTAGGTATTTTACCTCATGATAAAGagtaaaatatgtaaatattttcaaagacAATACCtcgatattatatttaaattttactgtcaagtaaaaatatacaattacAACGGCACAGATACAGCACCAACTAGACTATCAATTAACATatcagtaataattatatatatttatatatttaatattaattagttaataataataataaatttgatgattaaaaaaaaagtattaaatgaaTACAATAAGCTGCGACCGCACCACTCCTTTTTCTCTTTCATAATCTTGACTCACAAGTAAAGTGTAAACTCAACAAATttagttgattttaaatttcattctgTAACAAAAACAATAAGTTTCATAAATTACCTTTTTTCTCCCTTCTTATCATTACTCCGATAATGagacattaattttataatttatcatacaATCATCGCGTTAactgatttaaaaatcattagtAATAAACTTTTAACTGATTTTCATTACATActcatacatttataaatatatataatatataaatatataatgaaatGTTTAAGCgttcatattttaattgtaattattaattatatatacaactgaaataattattgacaagttcagagataaataaaaaaaaaatagataaaggCCATCGTATTTTTTCACGCATTTACAAATTCGTTCAGCTTTTATACGAGAAGCTATACACTATCATAAAGTTagtaaatgtatgtatgtaataactattttaattatcataataatcattattttttttatttatcattgcgATGATACGAAACATTTTATCAGAAAAGTTGAGACGGTGGCAGTGGAGTGGTGCGggcgataattaattttcttcttctttatATTCTTCATGACATATATCCAGTACAAATAATAAAGTGATGTAAAGtctcgttattattatttttatcataatatatcatactattaaatcatattattttttataattgtaattatttttgaacagTACCTTGCACTTGTCACTCAGTTTGAGCGCAAGCGCGAGTTTTCCATCGCTGCTGCGGGCGTGCAAGAGACAACACGTGCGTGCGTGAACACAGGAACCGAGTTGACAATTATCGAAATCTtcaccattttattttacttttctttcaaattattaatcaacttattttaaaaaaaaaagtcatgaaTCAAACGAAGCCACCAATTATCCaattaaaattctcagttcATATCAAATAATCTCAGCTAATCAGAGTCGAATTTTTCCAtgcattaattaaatacttaaggacttattgttaaataacaaCCGGAAAAAAAACCGTTGGAATGACAAcgctgtaattatttatagttttaaaacaatacgtataaaatatttatttacgttcttttttaaatatttttttgttttaattgagCAACTACTTTTGCACAATTTGTTACTTCATTTTTCaactagaaaaatataaaattatttacaattcaataaattattaattataattataatttttttttttaactcttattAGGTAAAATACCGTCGCTGTATCGTACCCATTTTGACTGTATATAAGATTGCAAATTCActgtacaaattttttactaaatccttaataaaaaaaatattaaaaaaaataataaataaaactagaGTTGATAAAGTGCTCAATAAATTTGTTGTCTTTCCACATAATTAAAggcaatttttgaatttaaatatcaagtaCTTCTAATTGAGATAGACAGTTATCAAATATTATCTATTTGTACTGATGATTGATGCAAAAAttagttatatatgtatatatatatataggtcctGTGTTCACTATGACAGCAATGTTTAGCAgcaattacattttaaattgagTGTTTACTCTTGAATACTTTCGAGTACAAACGACTTTACGCTTgtaattatgtataaaaattttttctgaatttcaaactaattcaaatagtaataaaaataataataataataataataataataataataataacaataataataataataaagaaatcgagaaaaaaatatataatatttttctaatcgAGACTCACTGGATTCactgttattattttctttcctACCACTCCAAAGACCAGCACTTCAACTTAAAAATgttcatatttaaatatttatcattttctcgtttatttttatctattcaCTTCGTGcattattaaaatcaatttagCTCTTATTcgttatttgtttgttttatgTACACCGTAGTTACGGatgataatttacaaaaattaaccCTCCCAGGTCTGAGAGAtccaattttatatatttttttttgtctcttacTTTGGTCACTCTCAACATCCCAAAAgcgtatttaaaaaactcgTTACAACGTTTCTCCCGTTGCTATCACTGGCGCATCACTCTCATTTTGAATCTCCATGGGTTCCGATGGTTTTGTATCTTCGGCTGATGATTGATGCTGTGGTTCCTGCGGTGGTTCAACTGGAGGCTGATGTTGTTGCTGCTGATGGTGATCCTCCTCATCGAGATTGCGAGGGAAATCTTTAGGTTGATTAAACTCGTGAGCCTCAGGTGCGTCATGTCTTTCAAAggttttatcattaaaattatccgAATCATTGGTCGCTGGCACGTGATTCGATTCGGGATTTTCGTGAGTATCATCAACATTTGTCGGAGGAGGCTGGAATTcttcagataaattttttatcgtcgGTTCATCCGGCCGTTCGTCAGCGCCCTTAGGATTGGCATCGTCAGCAGTTCGATTTTCTTCGAAGGTATTTTTGTTGTCATCAGTTTCTTGCTGAGATCTTGTTATTTCAGGCTGTTCTGGTGGCAATGGACTTGCATTTCCCCATCTAGATTTTCTGTTCCTGGAATTTCTACTGTCACGATCACGATCTTGATGCTTGTCACGATTCATGTGCCCTTTGTTGTCTCGTTGACTGACGTGATTTTCACGATTGTGTTCATCTGGTTCGTGTCCATTGTTACCTTCCATGTTAGCCCAGACAGGTGGCAGTGGTGGTGGCGGTCCGCTGTCTGGATTTCTCCAGGGGTCAGGTAGAGGTGGACCCGGTGGACCTGGAGGTCCTGGTGGTCCACCGAACGGCGGTGGTCTCATGTGGGAAGACGGTGGCGGACCACGACTGTCATCAAACGGTCCTCGGAAGAATGTCTCACCTTCTCGGGGATCAAATGGACCTCGTGGACCAAACGGTGGGCGCATACCTGGCCTCATTCCTCTGGGTCCCATTCCTCGATGGAATATCGGAGGAcctgtgaaaaaataatttttatcaattgttcTTATCGtgaattactataaaaaattcaatttttaatgaaatattatgAGGTAGAGTAATAACTTACCATGACCTCGGGGCCCCATTCCTGGTCTTGGTCCGAATCCTTCAGGTCCCATTGGACCTCGTGGTCCTCGAGGACCCATTGGTGGTCCAAATCCAGGCTCCATGTGTCCAAAGAAATCCCTTCTTCTCGGATCAAAGTCAGGATGATCTGGGTGAGCTCGTGCATCAAATCCATCTCCGCCCATTCGAGGATCAAAACCGTCTCTTTGACGTCTGTCAAAGTCATGTCTATCTGGTTCGTATTCATCGACTGGATGACGTCCACGGTGCTCACCACGATCAAATTCATCTCTTCCCATGCCTAGACGATGGTCAAAGTCGTTGGATCGCGGACCACCGGGCCCATGTCGATCGAAATCATCTGGAAAACGTCCACCGTGCATTCTATGATCGGGAAACTCTTCTATCGGTCCACCTCTGGGACCACCTCCTCGAGGTCCAAATCCAGGCCGATCGCGATCACCTCGTGGAAAGTCACGATGATCTTGAGGTCCCCGAAAATCTGGACCTCGTGGTCCAAAATCTGGCCTTTCTCCCGGAACGCCTGGAAATTTTGGAAGATCTAATAACGACGGAGGTCCATCCCCAGGTCTACGTCCACCGGGAACCTCTTCAAAAGGCGGTGGTCTATCACCTCTGTTGTCCATATTACGATCATTACGATCTCCTCGCATTCCACGATCCATTCTATCATCCATCGGCAAAGTGCCGTCTGCCAGCTGTCGTAATCTATCAGCAAGACTCATTTTATCTTTCTTTGGACCCATGTCTGGTTCTTGGAGAAGCCCAACACCTGATCCAGGTAACGGCATTGGACCATCATGTGGTCTCATATCCCGATCACGATCTCGCCTGTCATCTCTGTCACGATCACGACCATCTCTTCTTCGGTCACGACCTCTGTCTCTTCCTCTACCACGATCTCGTCCACGATCACTTCGACTGTCATTTCCCTCTCTATCAGCTCTATCACGATCACCTCGATCTCTTCTCTCACGATCTCTCTCTCTATCTCGATCCCGGAAGTCTCGGTCGCTATCTGCTCTGTCATTCATACTCGGACCTTTGTTCATAGCTGCCAGCAACTGGTCGCTCAAGTTCGGCTTTTCTTTCGGAGGATTTATTGTACTTGGAGGCATGACATCTTCCATTTCAACGTCCATATCTTCTGAATGCTGAGGCTGCATTGGCATCTGCATTGGCGGTGGTGGTGGACCCACACCAAAGGGTTGCCGGAGCATTGGAAGATTTGGTAAATTTGTTTCTCCCGTTGGAGGAGGTACACCCATCGGCGGTACATTGTGAGGCATACCTATTGATTAAATCACCAACAATTAGTCTCCAGTGATTGTcaatatccaaaaaataaaaatatcaagtcATAAGACTGATGTACCTGTCGAATTTGATTTATCTGAGGGTGCAGCAGGAGCAGGAAGTGGTATTTGAGTAATAAGTCCAACTCCGACTCCAGCTCCAAAGGGTGAGTTTACAGGCGGAGTGAGCATTGACGGCATCATTCCCGGAGGACCTAAAAGCCCTTGCATGTTTGGTGGCGGTACTCCAATTGGTACATTCGGCATCAACCCGTGAGGCATTTGTAAACCCATTGGAGGTCCAAGCATACCTGCATTattgactaattaaaatacaaatttataaaaattttcaacaattgGATTTACTACTACGAgatcaaatgtttttttagtaATGAGAGATGAAGcctttgaaataaatattttttaaaatgaaatcacTCACGTGGTACTCCTGTCAGAGAGAATCCCGGTGGCATCATTGATAACTGAGCACTAGTAGGTGGCATCAAATTAGTTGAAGCTGTTGCTCTTATTGGTGGGGGTTGACTGGTATCAATTATTGGCTGTTGTTGAGATCCCGATGACGGCGGCATTACATTAACAATGCCATCTGTTAACGTTGGAATTGGAGCGCCGCTGAGTGGCATTTGAATACTTTGCATTCCTTCATTCGATCCTGAGTGCTTCAGTTTAcctgtacaaaaaaaaatgattaaaccatcgtattaaataataataaataaataaatttatgttctAAGTTTGCTTGAccaatcgaaaaataaatagtatctCAACTGGCTCAAAAACTTAAAGATGCTCTTGCAAGTTGGTTCAAGATACAGACGATTTAAACAACGCTTCCTGTATCTAGATTGAACttgcagtttaaaaaaaaaaattattctaatgttatcattattaccTTTCAGTCTTGGAGGCAACGTGTCCTCATCAATCATCCCGCCTTCTTCAAGCATCTCCAGCTCATGTTCACTGAtgttattcaatttattcCACGGAATATAGCTGACACCGAGTTCAACTTCCCAGTAGTCTTTCCATTCCTTGCCCTTGACGCCTTTGCCAGGTGCCCAGGCTAAAGTGATAGCTTTGCCCTGCATTTTGTGGCTCTTGAGTTTAGTCAGAGCCCGATGAGCGTCTTGTCGTCGGTTCATACAAATAAAAGCACAGCCTCTTGGTGAAATTAAGTCGATGCTGACGATGTCACCAAGTTCGCCGAAGGTATCAGATAATTCTTCTTGATGCACGAGCTTAGACAGATGCCCAACCCAAAGTGTCGTACTGCACACACTCATTTTTTCCCTCTCGATTGGCGGCAATCCGCGTTTTCTTCGCTCGCGTTCTTTTTCTCTCTCCTCCTCTGAATTTTTAACCCGAATCTCTTCGCGCTTACGTTCACGCGAACGGGATCTTTGCCGCCGTGACCGGCTTCTCGACCGTGATTTTCTCTCCCGATCTCGGCCGCGATGACGAGGTGACCTGGACCTGCTGTGACGTCGAAAACGATCCGGCGATCGGCTCTGAGACCTCACAGAGTCTAGATTTACTATTTCTACGCTGCTGCTGTCACGTCTCGGTGGTGCTGACTGATAGTCCTGGGAGTCTTGTCGCTCATCTATCAGCGGACTCTTTTGATTTGGATGAATCGGCTGTCGCAGTGCTGAAGTCGATTGAGAAACAAAAGCCGGCGGGTAACCTGGCGGTGGCTGACTCATGTCCTGCTGCATTAAATTCGATACGTTACCATAAGTGTTATGTTGAGTAGGTTTGATAACGTCAGAAGGTTTCAGTTCGCACTCCGAGGCAAATGGAAGATTCGGCACGGTCTGAGCAAGATGTTTATCAAATTCATCCTCTTGCTGTTTCATCTGCTGAAGTTTGCGCATCTTTTCTTCCATCTCAAGCTGAGCTGTGGCCACGTTGCCTTGCATTGTCTGCTGCAACGTCTGCAATTGTCTTAAAACCTCTGGATTAGTCAGCAATAGTCCGAGACTCTCTAAATTACCACTAGTGACTGCATTGTGCT carries:
- the LOC130666621 gene encoding SR-related and CTD-associated factor 4 isoform X2; this encodes MDAVKAFNAELSALYDVKPPISKAKMNSLTRGAIKAIKFYKHVVQSVEKFIQKCKPEYKVPGLYVIDSIVRQSRHQFGVEKDVFAPRFAKNMQTTFLNLLKCPPEDKSKVIRVLNLWQKNSVFQPEVIQPLFDLADPNHPIHKEQAINSNGALNATGNNLSNLGSITKTPPGGKNPPKDQKMFNTKTIDPAWLAQTKLETANMVNANKLLGQSGANQVDASFLDQLQHLQQLLLKKQEASNDTPSSVKFDKKLLDFDYGEEEDDDVMMASSPAAAVTAGNQHNAVTSGNLESLGLLLTNPEVLRQLQTLQQTMQGNVATAQLEMEEKMRKLQQMKQQEDEFDKHLAQTVPNLPFASECELKPSDVIKPTQHNTYGNVSNLMQQDMSQPPPGYPPAFVSQSTSALRQPIHPNQKSPLIDERQDSQDYQSAPPRRDSSSVEIVNLDSVRSQSRSPDRFRRHSRSRSPRHRGRDRERKSRSRSRSRRQRSRSRERKREEIRVKNSEEEREKERERRKRGLPPIEREKMSVCSTTLWVGHLSKLVHQEELSDTFGELGDIVSIDLISPRGCAFICMNRRQDAHRALTKLKSHKMQGKAITLAWAPGKGVKGKEWKDYWEVELGVSYIPWNKLNNISEHELEMLEEGGMIDEDTLPPRLKGKLKHSGSNEGMQSIQMPLSGAPIPTLTDGIVNVMPPSSGSQQQPIIDTSQPPPIRATASTNLMPPTSAQLSMMPPGFSLTGVPRMLGPPMGLQMPHGLMPNVPIGVPPPNMQGLLGPPGMMPSMLTPPVNSPFGAGVGVGLITQIPLPAPAAPSDKSNSTGMPHNVPPMGVPPPTGETNLPNLPMLRQPFGVGPPPPPMQMPMQPQHSEDMDVEMEDVMPPSTINPPKEKPNLSDQLLAAMNKGPSMNDRADSDRDFRDRDRERDRERRDRGDRDRADREGNDSRSDRGRDRGRGRDRGRDRRRDGRDRDRDDRRDRDRDMRPHDGPMPLPGSGVGLLQEPDMGPKKDKMSLADRLRQLADGTLPMDDRMDRGMRGDRNDRNMDNRGDRPPPFEEVPGGRRPGDGPPSLLDLPKFPGVPGERPDFGPRGPDFRGPQDHRDFPRGDRDRPGFGPRGGGPRGGPIEEFPDHRMHGGRFPDDFDRHGPGGPRSNDFDHRLGMGRDEFDRGEHRGRHPVDEYEPDRHDFDRRQRDGFDPRMGGDGFDARAHPDHPDFDPRRRDFFGHMEPGFGPPMGPRGPRGPMGPEGFGPRPGMGPRGHGPPIFHRGMGPRGMRPGMRPPFGPRGPFDPREGETFFRGPFDDSRGPPPSSHMRPPPFGGPPGPPGPPGPPLPDPWRNPDSGPPPPLPPVWANMEGNNGHEPDEHNRENHVSQRDNKGHMNRDKHQDRDRDSRNSRNRKSRWGNASPLPPEQPEITRSQQETDDNKNTFEENRTADDANPKGADERPDEPTIKNLSEEFQPPPTNVDDTHENPESNHVPATNDSDNFNDKTFERHDAPEAHEFNQPKDFPRNLDEEDHHQQQQHQPPVEPPQEPQHQSSAEDTKPSEPMEIQNESDAPVIATGETL